A DNA window from Ranitomeya imitator isolate aRanImi1 chromosome 2, aRanImi1.pri, whole genome shotgun sequence contains the following coding sequences:
- the LOC138666672 gene encoding zinc finger protein RFP-like, with protein sequence MAFVDLSDDLKCSICLTVYRSPVQKNTDLSNIVERIRSEQQQGERLGTCSLHKRPLEYYCWEESARICTVCHQSVQHQRHEILNFDVACEKKKEALRNILGHLVSGDEEEREAHRVQEVVRKMKVAASTIKESCTVLIQEFKDELTVLESTIHSEISKQEEQVSSSMSQKLNVKKDDRYSKALYIEELCNMTDHLTLLQAELDGLSLTDEGYNGGDGASGGLDEDLISVTLHTGIANIVNGVTGGIYVHEALAITLNNYTAGSGVYLSDDLKMVSWSGCNQDYSQNLERFEYNQVLSVRSFYKGRQFWEVETSETGNWMIGMAYASIDKTRT encoded by the exons ATGGCATTTGTGGATCTGTCGGATGATCTGAAATGCTCGATTTGTCTGACTGTATACCGATCCC CTGTGCAGAAGAATACAGACCTATCTAACATAGTGGAGCGGATCCGCTCCGAGCAACAACAAGGGGAGCGCCTTGGAACGTGTTCTCTGCATAAGAGACCCCTGGAGTACTACTGCTGGGAAGAATCTGCCAGGATCTGTACAGTCTGCCATCAGAGTGTGCAACATCAGCGACATGAAATACTTAACTTTGATGTGGCTTGTGAAAAGAAGAAAGAGGCTCTGAGGAACATTCTTGGACATCTGGTCTCAGGTGATGAAGAAGAAAGAGAAGCCCACCGTGTACAAGAAGTTGTGAGAAAAATGAAAGTAGCAGCGTCTACTATAAAGGAAAGTTGTACGGTCTTAATTCAGGAGTTCAAGGATGAGCTGACTGTACTCGAGAGCACAATCCACAGTGAGATCTCCAAGCAGGAGGAGCAGGTGTCCTCCTCTATGTCCCAAAAACTCAATGTGAAGAAAGATGATCGGTATAGCAAAGCGTTATACATTGAGGAACTGTGCAACATGACGGATCACTTAACGCTCTTACAAGCGGAGCTTGATGGCTTGTCTTTGACAGATGAAGGGTATAATGGTGGTGATGGAGCTTCTGGTGGACTAGATGAAGACCTTATCTCTGTGACTTTGCACACTGGTATAGCAAACATTGTGAATGGCGTAACTGGAGGGATCTATGTGCATGAGGCTTTAGCGATCACCTTAAATAATTACACAGCCGGGAGTGGTGTTTATCTTTCCGATGATTTAAAAATGGTATCTTGGTCTGGATGCAACCAAGATTATTCCCAAAACCTTGAGCGATTTGAGTACAATCAAGTGTTGAGTGTTAGAAGCTTTTATAAAGGGAGACAATTCTGGGAAGTGGAAACCAGTGAAACTGGGAATTGGATGATAGGGATGGCTTACGCCAGTATCGACAAGACTAGGACATGA